In Brassica napus cultivar Da-Ae chromosome C2, Da-Ae, whole genome shotgun sequence, the sequence TcagcttttttttgtttgtactATTCATTTGGTAGGAAATTTGCAAGCCgttcagattttttttgtgttttaattaaaatgggggcatcaaatttgaattatttagGGTGTACTGTTTGACTTTTACTATCTCATTACAACAAGGTTACGAATGGGAGAATGAGGGAAAAATAGATCGTCTGTACTTGCAGGAGAACTGCTTTAAAAATaccattcaatttttttttgtttttaatattcattTGGTAGGAAATTTGCAAGCAAGTCagatttttttgtctttttgtaaaaaaaacagcAGATTTGTTTGCAGTTTCCGTCCGCTTCATATTTACTTGTTTTAATGATTTtgcacaaaaatatataatggatGCTAATATTGTTGTGGATACACTTAGGGTGTGACTGCTTTAACTAAAGTAAAATTAAGTATgagaataaaaaagtgaaatgggtgaaaaaataaaaatgaaatccaAAATAAACTTTTCCTCTCATTTAGAGTATGACTGGTAGACGTGTGGTGCAAAAGAGAGTAAAAAGTAAGCGTAAGTAAAAGTAACAAATTAATAAGAAAGATAATGAAtagtaaaatttaaaagcagaaaatgaaaatttttttattgtttactctCATTAGAACAAGTGGgataatttatactattttatgttGTATTGAGCTGAAAAACTTTTCTGCCAATTTTTTTCTGATTAGTAAATATTGGGCTGAATACAGAGTAAAATATTCTTACTCTAAAACATTTACCCTAAAAAGATTATCCAGTCACACTCTTAGGGTATGATTGAAAAACACTTTTGCGTGAATGTGTtagtgataattttttttcctctcaGTTTAACCTATATTCTACCAATCAGGTTGAATTGACTTTTATCTCATTTACTCCCATCACAATTTAGCAAGAAGAATATATATCACTTTCTTCCCTCACTGTTTTTGTAGTggaaaacaaattttgtttgatttttttttttttttatgtttgttacTCTAGCAACTTTTCACCTATTTACTCTAATCTAATTACTCTGGGGTTCTCCAAAATTAACCAATCACACTGTTAGTCTAGAAAAATGCATTACTCTACTTTTActctactttttcttttcttagcaTAAGTGGACTGAATAAACATCTATCTTGATTGGAGAGAAAACAGTGTAAATCAGCTGAATATTTTGCTACTTCAATTTTTTAACACCCATTGTGTCATCCAATCACACACGGAAAAGAATGTTTTGAATGAATCAATCGAGTTggttaatatttaaacaatcgCCGAACCACGTGTTTTCTTTTTCGTCGTTCAAATGTTCTATGCCAAGTCGAAATTTCAGTTATTccaaaaaaatgcaaaacacaCAATCTTAGtaaaaaaatggtaattttcAGCCAGGTTTCCCATCGGATTCACCTATTCTCTCATATGTTTTGGATCCACTAGTTGCAAGGGTAATATACTTATGTAGTTATGTAGAACACTAGAAGAGCACTGCtttagttaatttaatttaacattttgccccaaaaagaaaaagaaatcctATTAAGACATTATCTGCCAAAAGCAAAGGAAACAAATTATGTGTAGTAGATACATTAGTTTTGTTACCATTCAAGTTATTTTCTGTtgtcatttttaaataaaataaagtgtaactcacaatactaaaagcaaGATATAATCAAATTTTAGCTATGCCACATCAGCATGGAAATTCAAGCCAATCAAAATGTAATTAGATGCCATGTCATTTAAGCAAAACAAATCTTACCTAGCGATGGATTAACATTGAAGAAACCCTCTCAGGTTCTTTTCTTTATTGATTTGCAATCCCTTTCTTCGTCGTCTTACGATTCCATCTTTAAAGTTTCCACCTTTCCGACGGAAACTTACGTTGactttgttttcattttgatCATTACAGCGTCTTCTCTCCTTCTCCGCCATTCAAACTGATCGGAGCTATAGTTCGTTCGATCATCCCTCGTGGGTTTTCCTCTATCTGTTTCCCGCGCTAGATCTATGGCCGTTTTAGTCAAAAAATTTGCTCGCAGAGACGGTAGCGAACAATCTGGGTCGGTCGAGCAAGAAGCTTCCATCAATGGGTCTCCAGAGATCCGATACGAGAGGGTAACCGGTCGTGGGATTGAAGCCATCGTTAATAGTCTGGTAAGTAAAAGAAATCTCCTTGATGCACGCAAcatgttcgatgaaatgcctctTTTTAAGTATATTCATTTCGTGTTGTGCATATGTTTCTTATTGAGACAGAGCACATGGGTTGTGTCTATTCTGTTTGCTTCCATCATTCTTCTGCGGCGTGATGGTACTGCCTTGTGGGGAATCATTGGATCCGTTTTGAATTCGGCTCTTTCAGTGGTGCTGAAGCGTATACTTAACCAAGCGAGGCCTGCTACAACCTGGCGTCCTGATCCCGAGATGCCATCTACTCACGCCCAGTCTATCTCTTTCATATTTGTGTTTGCTGTTTTGTCTGGTAAGCAATTAAAAAGAACTTGGAACTAGGGAAGCCAATTGTGGGTTTAGAGGTGatctttatggtaagcttaATCTTCAGTTACGTTTTACATGTATTTCCTTTGAAACTTTAATAAGGCTCTAACCTCTCTGCACGTGACATATTTTGCATCCAAAATTTCAGATATTATCCAGCTAATCAATGGTCAGTCTGTCACCGACCGCCCCGTCGTCCTTCACGGAGTAGGAGCAGCAACCACTGAGCCAGTGTTAGTTTAAATTCTTGGGGAAAAGCCATCTGAGGGAGTTTAGGCAACCAAGTGACAGTTTTCCTAATCTCTTGATTCCAAGTAGTAGTTCTACAAATTTTGAAAGCAAAACCCTCTGAGAAAGTTATCCTAATCTTTTAAATGTGTTCATTGTAGACTCTTGAGAACATAGCATTCAGCAAGAATACAGAGAAATGGTAGAGAGGCATGTGTTTACAAGcacatatttaaaaatctgTTTTTCTCAGTTTAATCTCTTGAATCAGTATTAGTAATGGGTTCATGATGATCCTTTACCGTGTGTAGACAGTGGATAGATTGAAACTGGAGACAGTGAGCATATTTTTCAGAAAGCAATCATGGAACTAGGAAGAGGGCAGGTTGGTATTTAGTGCAAGAGAACAGCTGTTACGTGTATCTCAAATTAGATTATTTTCTGTCTCTATGCATGCAGATAATAAATAATTGgatacacttgctgagattcaGGAACTGCACGACACTTTCAGAGGCTGGACAAGAAACTCCTCCACATTGTaggttataataaaaatgatgaaTCTGAAAGTGTCAAACAAGATGGTGAACTAATGAATGCTTCTGAAATCGGTAAGATGTTCTTCCCTTTCcacttttttttaatctcttctGGGCACAACTTCTTTTGGTAATTAAGGCTTTTTATGTGTGTTCAGTCCAGGTGCTACTAATGGCGAAGAGGTGGAAGAGTTTCAAAGCCAGACGAAAGGTAACTTTGTCTACATATGTGTTCTTAGAAAACCTTAAACCGTTTGCATGGAGTGAACATTAGTATATTAATCGTTCCCACTTTTTTGTGCAAGCATGCTCTACAGTTTTCTTTAAGGAGTTGGTCACTATGGTCCTTACATAGTTGTATCTAATCAATCTATAATGACACCATTTCTAACACTAATAAAGGCTGCACAAAGAAAAtgcataaatattattattactaaaaaaacTACTTCTAACCAGGTCAAGCAATCTGAATACCATCAATAGATCAAGGAAAACAAGAGATGAGTGGGAAACAAAGAGTAGAgaagtctgaagaagaagatggtcgTGGAGAAGAATTAAGAAGAGACAATATTCAAGTGAACTACTCATAAGAAGAAAAGGTCGAATACATACCCTTTTAGTTCGTCTGACTCTAAAGCTCAAAAGTTCCAATGAAAGTAGAAGAAACTAAGAAGGATAATGTGACATCTGAGTTGAGGTTGGTCTCTTCTTCTACATGTCTCTGTGTTCTTAGAAGTTTTTAGATATTCTTTCCATGTAACTTATGTCATTCTAACATGtaatacatttatttaattgatcgtttattaaataatattattcctCTCCACtctttttataatctttttttaattaacagTCTCTAACATTTAATCTCAAATTATTCAATTTCATACATTTTAGattattttgaaatgatacTAAAAACATCAATAAAATTGAGTATATTTCTattaagaaattatattttattactacAATAATTCGtttgtatgatattattagtTGAGTTTACTGCTTACACACCAATTATGACTAATAATTTATCGCTTTGGGTAAACAGAAAACATTCATATTTCTGAGTTAGTAGTGCAATCTTTTTGAGTTAGTAGAGCAATTTTTTCATGTTCTGTTTGAAACCTAAAACTAATATgtattacataatatattatataatactatatatatcagTTAACTCATATCTTGAATTCATtctaattgaaaaaaaattaatactatttttgaaaacaGCCAAACAATAAAAAATGGCAAAACaatgtaatttattttctaaacaatagatttacattaaaaattatatcagttacatgtaaaatatattcaaattatatattgtattcAAAAGGTCAATTTGAAATTGTTTGGGGaaacaaatataattgtaacaagtcaaaatatataatccgcgcgaagcgcggagaAAAACTCTAGTTAAAATAAAAGGAGAATGTAggaaaattttgttattgtaccgcaattaaaaatgaaaagagagaTATAAGgtgtgatttaaaataataaggATATAACATAATAAACATATCTAGGTTTAAATAACTGTAAATGTAATTTTGTATTTACAGTTTGCTGATAACCAgagaaatatatatgtatgcactgaattacataattttatcaCCATCTACAATAGTCTCTTATTTTGAGAGAAAATATTTTCCAATGGTACTTAGAGGCTATATACCAGATCTacctttaaaaaatttaatggtAACAATTTTCAAAAAGACTTAGTAgagttttatgaaattttataatttggaTGATACGAGAATATCTATATGATAGACTAAGTTCAGTCAATTTTCTACTTTTTATAAGTAGGAGAGTCATGCGCCATGTGATGAGGTCATCACCTAGAAATGTACTTTTGACATATGTGGATCTTCATACTTTGTCAGGTGAAAACACAAAGAAATAAGGGGAGAGATCGTAAGATCTTGTATTCAATATTaagtacttttatttttattgttgatAATAGTAAACGTAAATTAATACTATTGATACTGGGttacaaataataattgttatcttgaaattttttaatgcatgttACTTGATCATTCTTATTTAATTGCATATATTTACAATCacttaatatttttacacaaCAAAATATTGacgaaaaattatttttgttcttacGTGTATATTATAACACATACATGCATTTTAATCTtttgtttaattgatttttttttttatacatttttcagattgtcttatatatatacatccaTGAAGGTACTTTTTTTGAATAAGCTAGTTATTTCAGTGAACCATGAAAATTTTAACATGTTAATGTGTTCAATAAACTTGTTTATTTGTTCccaaatatatatgattacatatgcatgtattttattttctatgtaattaatatttgtatctttgttttatatatttatcttacaTTATTTGTACCTTATCAACATTCAATCAAATTAGATAATTCAGTGAATTAGTTGATTAGTAAGATCTATATTTGTTATGCATATTCTACTTAATGTGTAGTTATTCTATTTGATCTGCATTATTTTTGTCATCTACATTTTTGGATCAACATCACCATTTGAAACTTTCGTTTTTAAGTGTCTCAaaccaacatttttgtttgcATCTAATTTTTTCACAAGTGATTTGGTGATTACAATTGAGGAGTTGCGATTATAACTTGTTCGAAAATGCAGTCGTGTTGTAGTAGAATTGGCAGGGTCAACCAGCACGGAGGGTCATTGTGCCAAGAGGACAAGGCTCAGTTGGTCTAGACAGTGACTATAAAATTAAACGAGTTAATTCGATAtgtaataaaattgatttgaaattttattccACATGAAAACTTAATTTCGATAGTTCTCATTCTTATATGAAGAATAAAATCAAGATTTTgatcaaaaagataaaaaaaaacacaataaaataacttgaaaatgaccaaaaaatgGAATAGTCGTCGTGTTGAAGACATAGAAAAAGATCCTAAAAAGATGGCAGGTAAATGACAATTGTATCTTTcattaatcaaaataaaaataataatagaaatgtatattaaaaaaaattgttcaaaaaaaaaatcattacgtATGGGATTTGAATTGGGTCAATTCGCTCTATATtcataagaaagagaaaaaataaagaatataacTATACTACAGTAATACACATTTGATGAGACATTTTCACAACTAAGTTAGACCATATTCTCCCCACAAACATGTGGGTGTGTGAATGATAATATCTAAATAACGAAACACACTATACCATACCAGTTAAATACATAGTATAAAACATTCGTTCATAGCAATAACatattaacaaatataaaagATTATCATTTTACTAACAGCGAAAGAAAAAATAACAGGAAAAAGAGGGACAAACGAGGACGAACCGGGGGGGGGGTGAGGAAGAAAGAGGCCAGAGGGGAGGAGGAAGAGGGGAAGAGGAAGAAAGGGAGGACGTAGAAGTGAAGGGAGGGGAGAAAAGAGGGAGACGAAGAGGATGTAAGATGACGGAGTAAAGAAGAGTGAAAAGAATTGAGAAGAATGAAGAGAAAGTCTACTGGACACCCCAGACTCCTTTGTCTGGCCGTTGTCTAAAAAATGAGTCTACAGTGTCAAGTCGGGCTACTTCTCATTACACCAGACAGGAAACATCCTTCCCCACACTGTGAACAATGACTAGAACTGGAAGAAACAAATTTGGAACCCGCCGCTTCTCCCCAAACTGAAAATTTTTCTCTGGAAGGTAGCTCAAAATACTTTGCCCTCGGGTGAAAATCTACAAAGGAGGAGACTCTTGATCAACACAGCTTTTACCCGGTGTGGAGATTTGGAATCTATTGATCACATCCTCTTCCACTGTAATTTCACAAAAAGAAGTCTGGAGTATAGGATCGTGGACAAATGAATTCTCGATCACCTCGGAGACCTCATTCAGGCCCTCACTTTGCGCCTCGTATCTCTGGAAGACTCTCCCTCCAGTGGGCGACGTAGGTAATCTATTCCCCTGGATCTGTTGGAGTCTTTGAATCTCAAGAAATACATTCCTATTTGAAAACTGCTCGTCGGTTCCGCAAGACATCCTACTCCAATCCATTTGTGCAATGAATGAATGGGAGTCGGCTCAACCAAATCGCCCCACTGCTGCCCTCAAGCCGCAACCTCTCTCGCTTCTGCCTCGCTCCACAACGATCTCGACCACCAGCACCGTCTGTAACACCGATGCTTCTTGGAAATCTGGATCGGCGGGTCTGGCTTGGATCTTCTCCGATCATACCGGAACTGAACTCTCCCGCAAATCCATCTCGCTAGAGCATGTATCTTCTCCAATCATGGCAGAAGCTCTCGCCATCAGAGGAGCACTATTGCATGCAACATCTACCAACATCACCTACATCTGTCTTCGATCAGATTCTCAAGTGCTTGTTCAAGCAATCTGTCAGAGGAAATGGACGATGGAACTCTACGGCGTTCTATCTGATATCGATTCTCTTTCGTTGTCCGTCGTTTCCCCTTTCGCTTCTTGTTGTTTCATTTTCATTCCGCGCACTGAAAATGGGCCTGCTGATCAGCTCACAAAAGGCCAACTATCATCTTCTTTTGTAATTCCTTTTAACGGGTCCCTTATTTCGATCAATGAATTTtatgttgcacaaaaaaaagaaagagaaagtagTAAGGAGGAAGAATGTTATAATGTactatactatattttaaatagaatagTATATTATATTAGTTACAATATATTAGAAATGATTATATTGGTTGTTGGAAAAAAAATGCAATAAGAGAGAAATTCTATATTCATTTTAAATGTATGTAAAATGTTGTAAAAACCAAAtgttaatttgaaattttcacAAACCATTGTTTTCGTAATGAAAATACAGATTTCTCATAAagatataaattttgttataaatatggACTATTCTATAAAAGTAATATAGAATAGAAAATCCTTATTGTGAAGATCAATTTACACATTTCGTTAAAATTTTGTatgtccatttaaaaaaaaattagatacggCATATgtgaaaaaatatatgtttttcttactATTAATTCTTAACTATAACTAATTAGTTGAAGCCCTACAGATCAAACAAAATCATagggaaaagaagaaaaaaaaaaaaaaaatccaacttAATCTAGCTTGGTGATTGGTCAGAGACATATAGTGTAATATTACACAAAATATACAGAATATTGTAGCTATATTATTGCTATGTGTATTACATTAATTTATATTCTACAATGGACATACTCCAAATTTCCCATTTGAATTTAGGTTGGCATTGAAATAATAGAAATGTCTAACCTGCATGCCCACttgacatttttatttttttttatctaactcGAAAATAACTCATGATTAATTTCGTATAATGTTTGATTAATTGATTTTGCGCTCGATCTACCAAAGCGAACGCGCACGTTATTTCGAACTGATTATAACGAGAGTGCGTATGTCTATGTACATGGGCTcacaaaatttatgttttaaaccGGGCTAACTAAAAGAAGAATAGACCCATCATTTATCGGCCCAGTTTCTGACGGTGTGTTCGGAGAAATGGCGAAATCGGTGGCGACGCTAGATTCTGACTGGGGGAATGGCTCGCCTGCCCCTCCATGTAATTGCCAAATCTCCTATGGGTCTACATAATCTCTCATGCCCCTGATTCATTAAACGAACGCAAAATGATGAATTTGCCcttaggttttaaaaaaaaaatcgagaatTTGGTAGAATTTAATAGAAAACCGGGCAGAAAGGAAACCGGCGACGGTCAGGTATGGTTGTGAAACCGGTCaagttttgtcacaaaaaaaaaagaaaagaaattaactGGATCATCGGGAGCTCCCCACCCTGCTCCCCCTCCAAATCCGCCCTCAGCTCCATCCATCTCGCAGCTGGTTCTCGTTTTCCCAAAGATAGTGGAGCGCCGCCGTCTGTCGCCATAGACCAGTCCTTTCCCGACGTCTAGCATTCCGTCGAAGCCGGTAAGTTGTGGTCTCCGCCTCGAGCTTTCATCGTAATTGAATTGTGATTCGATTTAGGAGTAATGCACAATGGCATTGTTTCGTGTCTGGGTCAATCAGTATAGTAAAGTGGTACAAAATGCATTACAGTGGTAGAATGGGAGGGTATTGGCAGTAGGGGCCTAGATCAGTTCGCACCAGATACATAATTCAATTTGTTGTTGATTGAAATGTGGATAACTTGGGAAAACTCTGAACAACTGGTAGAACTGTAGTTAACTTGGAATAACTCGGAACAACTGGTAGAACTGTAGATAACTCGAGTTTGTTTGTTGagtttgttcattttttttggcAGGATACAATGAGAAATCATGTCAGCGTACATTTTAAATTCAAAGATCGGCTGTTTAGTATAACTCTGAAGACTTCAGTGGAGGATACGACTTTGTCAATGATAGAAGAGAGGATGTATAAGAAGCTTGGGTTGGATGAAGGCAAGGAAAAACTGGAATTGAGCTACATTCCGCTGGTGGTAGGATGTGAGACACCTTTAAATATTGTCGATGATGAGGATCTATTTGTTTACCTAACGGGCATGGATAAAGACAACCGAAGAAGTCTTTTGGTTGTGGAGAGTAGTGGAAGATCGGGACAAATATTGGAACCAATAGTGGAACCGAGACCTGTAGATAAACTCTCGTGGGTGGGTAAAAGTTCGGGTGCTAAGAACTAAGAAGAGTTGCAAGCATTGGAGGATGAAATTAGAGCTAAAGCCATAACTTTGTACGTAGAAGATAAGCAGGGAAATAACGAGGCGATAAAGGGTGTGAATAATGATGACACTGCGGAGACAGATGCCACTGCAGAGACGGATGCCACCGGAGAGACGGATATCGCTATGGAGACTGATACTGCTATGGAGACGGATACTGCTATGGAGACGGATACTACTATAGAGACTGATAACGTTGCGGACACTAACACTGCTGCGGAGACAGATAGCGCTGTCCCAACTGCTGATAAGTTTGTTGAACAGCCACCAGCCATAAAATCGAGTAAGTATATAGAGGAATGGGGCGATAGTTTGAGTCTGCGTAAAAATGACGAATTTCCCTGTAAGAGCGTAATTCAAGAGATCGTCGATAGAGCTGCTTTTAGTGAATGCTATCATTATCTCACCAAAAAGTCGGATCGTAGACGATTGGTGATTGGATGTTCGCAAGCTAGCTGTAAATGGGGATTACGAGCTTCAAAGATTCCGCAAACAGACTATTTTTCGATTAGGAGCTACAGGAGTAAGCATACATGCTCTCGGGACTAGTCAAAGTGACAGCAACGATAAGCGAAAAGGGTCAGCAGAACTAGTGTCAGCCTTTTTGAATGAAGAATTCCTGGGAGGCTTGGAAACTCCAAGTCCGAAGGTTATTAAGGGTCTTGTTAAGTTCAAACTTGGGGTAATGATAACATACTCGACAGCGTTGCGCGGAAAGAATCTTGCGGTTTGTGATCAACATGGTAATCCGGAAGATAGCTACAAGATGATGTATAGCTATTTGTGCATGTTAAAGTAAATGAATCCGGGAACAACAACCGATGTGAAATTGGATGAGGTGGGTAAGTGATAGTTGTGGATGCGACATGGCTGAAGAAAGGATATGGCGGTGTTCTAGTTTTTGCCAAAGCTCAAGATCCAAATCGCAGC encodes:
- the LOC106427998 gene encoding lipid phosphate phosphatase epsilon 1, chloroplastic-like; its protein translation is MAVLVKKFARRDGSEQSGSVEQEASINGSPEIRYERVTGRGIEAIVNSLSTWVVSILFASIILLRRDGTALWGIIGSVLNSALSVVLKRILNQARPATTWRPDPEMPSTHAQSISFIFVFAVLSGKQLKRTWN